In Chloroflexi bacterium ADurb.Bin180, a single window of DNA contains:
- the sgm gene encoding 16S rRNA (guanine(1405)-N(7))-methyltransferase, giving the protein MDELELLVDQVRQSRKYSSICSAVVRRIAARELAAHPARKEALKATRGRLHQAGGAFLSQQPDYVGWLGLLSAAQGSAEPLRVACRTILANQSSTRERLPILDTFYRTVLAEIDPPHTILDVACGLGPLAIPWMALPADAVYYACDMYADLVGFLNRAFPLLGARGQAWAGDVAGKWVLAADDAPDLSSPVDLALVLKAIPCLEQADRSAGQRLLDGLPARNVLVSFPLRSLGGAQKGMRRTYEARMDSLVKGRPWQVRRFEFPSELAFLVTR; this is encoded by the coding sequence ATGGATGAGCTGGAGCTTCTGGTCGACCAGGTTCGTCAGAGCCGCAAGTACAGCTCTATCTGTTCGGCCGTCGTCCGACGCATCGCCGCACGAGAGCTGGCGGCCCACCCGGCCAGGAAGGAGGCCCTCAAGGCCACCAGGGGCAGGCTGCACCAGGCAGGGGGTGCGTTTCTGAGCCAACAGCCAGACTATGTCGGGTGGCTCGGGCTGCTCTCGGCAGCGCAGGGTAGCGCCGAACCGCTGCGGGTCGCCTGTCGCACCATTCTGGCCAACCAGTCCTCGACCAGAGAACGCCTGCCCATTCTGGACACCTTCTACCGGACGGTCCTGGCCGAGATCGACCCGCCGCACACTATCCTCGACGTGGCCTGCGGCCTGGGCCCATTGGCCATTCCCTGGATGGCCCTGCCGGCGGACGCGGTCTATTACGCCTGCGATATGTACGCCGACCTGGTCGGGTTTCTGAACCGGGCTTTCCCGCTTCTTGGCGCCAGGGGCCAGGCCTGGGCCGGTGATGTTGCGGGCAAATGGGTTCTGGCTGCCGATGACGCGCCCGACCTGTCGTCGCCGGTAGACCTTGCGCTGGTGCTCAAGGCCATTCCCTGCCTGGAACAGGCCGACCGGTCCGCCGGCCAGCGGCTGCTGGACGGGTTGCCGGCCCGGAATGTGCTGGTGTCCTTCCCGCTGCGCAGTCTCGGCGGCGCTCAGAAGGGTATGCGCCGCACCTATGAGGCTCGCATGGATTCTCTGGTGAAGGGCCGGCCCTGGCAGGTGCGGCGGTTTGAGTTTCCCTCTGAGCTGGCCTTTCTCGTCACTCGCTGA
- the pimF gene encoding putative glycosyltransferase, protein MLLSVLIPVFNEEGTVKDILNRVLAVPVDKELVVVDDCSTDATWQVLQSLQDPRIRIFRHEVNSGKGTGIITALGHASGDLVIIQDADLEYDPNDYLRLLEPLSNGKAQVAYGVRSLGKQKTLVRLGNQFLTWMTNVLYGARVSDMETCYKMMPREVMLGLNLQPSRFQIEPEITAKLLRKGYHIAEVPISYHPRQAKKLNPWKDGLPALWTLIKYRFVQV, encoded by the coding sequence ATGCTGCTATCGGTGCTTATCCCGGTGTTCAACGAAGAAGGAACGGTCAAGGATATCCTGAATCGCGTTCTGGCCGTGCCCGTGGACAAAGAGCTGGTCGTGGTTGACGATTGTTCAACCGATGCGACCTGGCAGGTGCTGCAATCGCTGCAGGACCCACGGATCCGCATTTTTCGGCACGAGGTTAACTCGGGCAAGGGCACCGGCATCATCACCGCGCTCGGCCACGCCAGCGGCGACCTGGTCATCATCCAGGATGCCGACCTGGAGTACGATCCGAACGATTATCTGCGGCTGCTCGAGCCGCTCTCCAACGGCAAGGCGCAGGTGGCCTACGGCGTGCGTTCGCTGGGCAAACAGAAAACCCTCGTGCGCCTCGGCAACCAGTTCCTGACCTGGATGACCAACGTGCTCTACGGGGCGCGTGTCTCAGATATGGAAACCTGCTACAAGATGATGCCGCGAGAGGTCATGCTCGGCCTCAACCTCCAGCCAAGCCGTTTTCAGATCGAACCGGAGATCACGGCCAAACTGCTGCGCAAGGGCTACCACATCGCCGAGGTGCCGATTTCGTACCATCCTCGCCAGGCCAAAAAGCTGAATCCCTGGAAGGACGGCTTGCCCGCGCTCTGGACGTTGATCAAGTACCGTTTTGTGCAGGTGTAG
- the frc gene encoding Formyl-coenzyme A transferase: protein MLSSRPLRGMRVLDLTRLAPGPFASLLLVDLGAEVIKVEDPAFGDPARYGLPGQSSPGEGDSALFRLLNRGKKSITCNLKSVQGRVIMMQLIAGADVLLEGFRPGVMKRLGLDYEAALEANPRLVYASLSGFGQDGPCRQKAGHDLSCMALSGWLDLTGAADGAPALSAIPIADMASALWLALAVTAALLERERIGKGCYLDLAMLDSVCALMAVPVAEMMSGSSLPQRGDTMLTGKLACYNLYQTEDGRYMSLAAIEPRFWESFCSAVGREDWLSRQYEPEQRTLISEVADLFRGKPRGYWVELFSNRDCCCEPVLTLEEAAAHSQIQARGLWREGILHCPLGSCEGADAAAPRLGEYTAQVLAELGYTLEDVEALRSEGVV from the coding sequence ATGCTTTCTTCCAGGCCCCTGCGTGGTATGCGCGTTCTGGACCTTACTCGCCTTGCCCCCGGCCCGTTCGCCTCGCTGCTGCTGGTCGACCTGGGTGCCGAAGTCATCAAGGTCGAGGACCCGGCTTTTGGCGATCCAGCGCGCTATGGTCTGCCCGGACAATCCTCTCCCGGCGAAGGCGATTCAGCGTTGTTCCGGCTGCTGAACCGCGGCAAGAAGAGCATCACCTGCAATCTGAAATCGGTCCAGGGCCGCGTGATCATGATGCAGCTCATTGCCGGCGCCGACGTGCTGTTGGAGGGCTTTCGGCCCGGGGTGATGAAGCGGCTGGGACTGGACTATGAGGCCGCGCTGGAGGCCAACCCGCGCCTGGTCTACGCCTCGCTCAGCGGCTTTGGCCAGGATGGCCCCTGCCGCCAGAAGGCCGGCCACGACCTGAGCTGCATGGCCCTGTCCGGCTGGCTCGACCTGACCGGCGCGGCAGACGGCGCTCCTGCTCTGTCGGCCATTCCCATCGCCGACATGGCCTCGGCGCTCTGGCTGGCCCTGGCAGTCACTGCGGCTCTGCTGGAACGGGAGCGCATTGGTAAAGGCTGCTATCTGGACCTGGCTATGCTGGACAGCGTCTGCGCGCTGATGGCCGTGCCGGTGGCGGAGATGATGTCAGGCAGCAGCCTGCCGCAGCGTGGAGATACCATGCTGACCGGCAAGCTGGCCTGCTACAACCTCTACCAGACCGAGGACGGGCGGTATATGTCCCTGGCGGCCATCGAGCCGCGTTTCTGGGAGTCGTTCTGCTCGGCCGTAGGCCGGGAGGACTGGCTCTCTCGTCAGTACGAGCCAGAGCAGCGAACCCTGATCTCCGAGGTGGCTGATTTGTTCCGCGGCAAACCGCGCGGCTACTGGGTAGAGCTCTTCTCAAATCGGGACTGCTGTTGTGAGCCGGTGCTGACTCTGGAGGAGGCCGCGGCGCACTCACAGATTCAGGCACGCGGGCTGTGGCGGGAGGGGATCCTGCACTGTCCGCTGGGGTCCTGCGAAGGGGCCGATGCAGCGGCGCCGCGATTGGGAGAGTACACGGCCCAGGTGTTGGCCGAGCTGGGCTACACCCTGGAGGACGTCGAGGCTCTGCGGAGCGAGGGAGTAGTCTAG
- the queG gene encoding Epoxyqueuosine reductase, whose protein sequence is MAAQLAVDAGLTGRISGRFLELVAQAGRRGAIAFTGLEGVELLPEQRQRLDGLLHAARLRAPVLASSLAVFYHPGEVQAIPAAWPTHPQDLDQWNRYARAYHEVNRVLNDICERLALEFSGVAEKATIDGWAGSVSNVKEYFPHCVSHRAFAEAAGLGWRGKHGLIVTSEAGPALRLATLFVSGEAAPEARHLSGCGTCRACLDLCPLLPREGAQTLGRKGGDYRERCRRRISHLGLEADVCGVCVRVCWESVTGKRAGATPAQNGT, encoded by the coding sequence ATGGCTGCTCAGTTGGCCGTCGATGCCGGCCTGACCGGCCGCATCAGCGGGCGGTTCCTCGAACTCGTCGCGCAAGCCGGACGACGCGGGGCCATTGCCTTCACTGGCCTGGAGGGCGTAGAGCTGCTGCCCGAACAGCGGCAGCGTCTCGATGGGCTGCTGCACGCGGCCAGGCTGCGGGCTCCAGTATTGGCCTCCTCGCTGGCGGTGTTCTACCATCCCGGGGAGGTGCAGGCTATCCCGGCCGCCTGGCCGACGCACCCTCAGGACCTCGATCAATGGAACCGCTATGCCCGCGCCTACCACGAGGTCAACCGCGTGCTCAACGACATCTGCGAACGGCTCGCCCTCGAATTCTCCGGCGTGGCAGAGAAGGCCACCATCGACGGCTGGGCAGGCAGCGTGTCCAACGTGAAAGAGTACTTTCCGCACTGCGTGTCCCACCGTGCCTTTGCTGAGGCGGCTGGCCTGGGCTGGCGCGGTAAGCATGGGCTGATCGTCACTTCCGAGGCTGGCCCGGCCCTCCGGCTGGCTACGCTCTTTGTGAGCGGCGAGGCCGCGCCGGAAGCACGCCATCTCAGCGGTTGTGGAACCTGCCGCGCGTGCCTGGACCTCTGCCCGCTGCTCCCGCGAGAGGGGGCGCAGACGCTGGGTCGGAAGGGCGGGGACTATCGCGAGCGGTGCCGCCGCCGGATTTCGCACCTGGGGTTGGAGGCCGATGTCTGCGGGGTATGCGTGAGGGTCTGCTGGGAGTCAGTTACCGGCAAGAGGGCCGGCGCTACACCTGCACAAAACGGTACTTGA
- a CDS encoding GH3 auxin-responsive promoter → MARELTPEQQQTHDLLTGFVQPWHDAVANPQAAQDEVLRGLLDGYARTRYGREHGAGSITTLEQYRERFPVVTYEDLKPLIQRTMAGETELLLYEEPAGWAITRGTTRGESKFIPMTPTDIMMRVAAGRAVMQYTLRSGEYDVFDQYNLNLNFPSVVGTVRMGGRDVEYGYSSGIYVKHVSRWTPLRSLPTQEDIDALGGGKTIADWERRFELAYQRCCSQPVSVLGGVAPTAVAFARYLKKAHGVLPRDLWKVRVMTLGSVPGINTRYVPALRAMYGPVTVMEIYGATEGMFGQQRDGRRAWVPNYDLFFFEVATSRGLRQLHEMRPGETGSLIVSTPILPRYRIGDVIMAFDPPYFRCMGREGRWTRLQYYWDQLSRLDFGPV, encoded by the coding sequence ATGGCCCGAGAACTGACCCCGGAGCAGCAACAGACCCACGACCTGCTCACTGGCTTTGTGCAGCCCTGGCACGACGCCGTGGCCAACCCGCAGGCGGCTCAGGACGAGGTGCTGCGCGGGCTGCTGGACGGCTATGCCAGGACCAGATACGGCCGGGAGCACGGGGCAGGGTCCATTACCACGCTTGAGCAGTACCGCGAGCGTTTTCCGGTGGTGACCTACGAGGACCTGAAGCCGCTCATCCAGCGCACCATGGCCGGCGAGACGGAGCTGCTGCTCTACGAGGAGCCGGCCGGCTGGGCGATCACGCGCGGGACCACGCGCGGCGAGAGCAAGTTCATTCCCATGACCCCTACGGACATTATGATGCGCGTCGCGGCGGGCCGCGCGGTCATGCAGTACACCCTGCGCTCTGGCGAGTACGACGTCTTTGACCAGTACAACCTGAACCTGAACTTTCCCTCCGTCGTCGGCACAGTGCGCATGGGCGGCCGCGACGTGGAATACGGCTATAGCTCGGGCATCTATGTCAAGCACGTCTCGAGGTGGACACCGCTGCGCTCGCTGCCGACGCAGGAGGACATCGATGCCCTCGGTGGCGGCAAGACCATTGCCGACTGGGAGCGGCGCTTTGAGCTGGCCTACCAGCGCTGCTGTTCGCAGCCAGTCTCCGTGCTGGGGGGCGTCGCGCCGACCGCCGTGGCCTTTGCGCGTTACCTCAAGAAGGCACACGGCGTTCTGCCCAGGGATCTGTGGAAGGTCAGGGTGATGACGCTGGGCAGTGTGCCTGGCATCAATACGCGCTATGTGCCCGCTCTGCGCGCGATGTATGGTCCGGTCACGGTGATGGAAATCTACGGCGCGACGGAGGGGATGTTCGGCCAGCAGCGCGACGGTCGCCGCGCCTGGGTGCCCAACTATGATCTGTTCTTCTTCGAAGTGGCGACCAGCCGGGGCCTGCGACAACTGCACGAGATGCGCCCGGGCGAAACGGGCAGCCTCATCGTGTCGACGCCCATCCTGCCTCGTTACAGGATCGGCGACGTGATTATGGCCTTTGACCCGCCCTACTTTCGCTGCATGGGCCGCGAGGGCCGCTGGACCCGGCTGCAGTACTACTGGGACCAGCTCAGCCGGCTGGATTTCGGGCCAGTCTAG